Part of the Scyliorhinus canicula chromosome 13, sScyCan1.1, whole genome shotgun sequence genome, TCAGAATCCCACAAAGGTGCTGTGATCAGGGGGACAGAACTCATGGATTCGGGCTTCTTCCACCATTGCCcttatgggcctcacggtagcatggtggttagcatcaatgcttcacagctccagggtcccaggttcgattcccggctgggtcactgtctgtgtggagtctgcacgtcctccccgtgtgtgcgtgggtttcctccgggtgctccggtttcctcccacagtccaaagatgtgcgggttaggtggattggccatgctaaattgcccgtagtgtaaggttaatggggggattgttgggttacgggtatgtgggttacgtgggtttaaatggggtgatcatggctcggcacaacattgagggccgaagggcctgttctgtgctgtactgttctatgttctatggtggagAGACTATAATGGCAGAAATCTAGACAGAAAAATATCCCTCAGAAGGGGAAGATAATGGGGTCAAGGAGGCAATCTTGAAGGGGTGGGCTCCTAATGCCTGCTTTGTCTCCCCCCTCCTTGTGACATGGACTCTCCTGTGTCACAGGTATGTCCAGCAGCAGTCGTCTCTGCACTGGGCTGCGACTGTCGAGAAGGTGCAGGCACTACAATCGTAGATAGAATCTGCCTCATTTCATTCAAAGTTTCATTGCTTCTTTGCAGAAGCTGACAAAGAGCCTCATTCTGCTGCTGAAGAATCTCATTGTTTCTTTGTAGATGCTGGTTTCGAATCTCATTCTGCTGTCTTCGCAACTCATTCTGCTGCTGAAGAATCTCACTGTCTCTTTGTAGATGCTGCTGAAGAATCTCATTGTTTCTTTGTAGAATTTGGCTAACATCTGTCTTAAATTCCGTCAAAATTTGCGGAGGTAAGTTCGAAGTGACCTGATAACTTTCCATTCTTTCAACCTGTTCCTGATGTAAGCATGCAAGAGGTTTCAGATCATCTTCATTTTCTTCATCAGCAACATGAGCCTGATGTTGTCTGTGTGCTCGTGAAGATGGCAAAAATTCTGCTCCAAAAGCTGCAAGTTCCTCACCCCCGGTAGGTTCTGAGTGCCCTTCCTCCACCATAACAGCCAGATCATCACCGGGTTCCTCCTTCACACAAGTCACAATATTTAACTTGAACTCACCACCACTACCCTCCAAATCAGACATCTTAGcctcctgaagctcctctccctcTTCCGCTGCAGCTTCCATGCCACTTTGCTGTGAGGTATTCACCTCCGTCCCTTCCTCATTAGCCCTTTCAGGAATCTCGGACATTGCTGCcaaccctcctccatcaccagcTGATGTGCCCATGGACACCTGTGTATCTGtcagaggaaaaaaaaatcacaattatTATCGTTTGTTACATAAATTAACTCTCGTCCTGATGGTTTAAACACTCAGCTGCTCACATCACCTTCCCTCATCCCCATTTGTGATCCGCCATTGGTTATCGTGGGGTTGGAGAGGCTAAACAGTTTCCTCGTGAACTCCTCCTGCTCCGTCAGCTCCTTGATGTATGGAAACTGTCCTCCAATTAACGATCGCTCCTGGGCAGTATGGGCCAGCTTTACCTAAAGGAATAAATTAAAATGAACCATTATCCAGACTTTGCTGTGCTGTCTTGTGACACATTTTCCGAGTGCTGGAGATAGATTTCAGCCTGTACTGATAGATTTACCATGCGGTTTTAGTCGCACTTTGCGATTActagaactcagtagaaatttaagttaaaacttctcaggtgcaaataagaattgttttattagtcttctattgattacaattgaaagtcatttaaaaggcaattcgtagacaattgaaaactttcaaagaatcacagaaatgattttcttgcttagacaaacagctcgcaataactttaaaagtcaaagtctgagggcagcacggtggcctagtggttagcacaaccgcctcacggcgctgaggtcccatgttcgatcccggctctgggtcactgtccgtgtggagtttgcacattctccccgtgtctgcgtgggtttcgcccccacaacccaaaaatgtgcagagtacgtggattggccatgctaaattgccccttaatagaaaaaataattgggtaatctaaatttattaaaaaaaagtcaaagtctgaaaatgaaatatgaagacagagagacagtgaatagttcagatcaaagtatagctGATTCATGAAAGAGAGAGAAATCCAGCTAAAAATGGCCGACCAAAACTTCACAGTTATATTGtatcatatcagtctttagccatctaattacgccccaatataatcctaattagtttgggttagactcaaacacatctgaTTTGACGGCAAGCCGTCCATCTTGAATTTGCAACATTAGTTTTAATTGTTTAGTGTCTGCATACTTGTGTATGTTAAGGAATGCGATATTGTGCTGTTATCACGGCCAGCTTGAACTGGTCTTTTGCTGGCTTAGCTGTTATAACAATAGAGCCTTCATGTTACTGTGTCGTTGCTATGCTGTTGCTATGGAGCCTGCCCTGCCCTTGGATACTGTCTTGAAAAATATATTCATTAGTTCAGTTaaagtgtttgttttaatctCTATTGCTTTTGCATGTATCAGGTTattttgtgtttctgttgtttttaTGTTGTACTGTCTTGCTAGAATAATGGAACTTAGTAAAGTAAATTATGCTGTGTTatgtatgttttgagatgacctgaggttatgagagtgttgaaatctttaatttaaaatgggtaaaactggggcttaatatttatcctaaatagctatcttttacctatcaggtgtattaggaaataatttttttaaaaacaaacaatttttaatgaggtatttttggcataacaaaccacagtacaaaaaaacaatagagtacaaagaacagtaaTCAAAAAACAGCTACCGACGTCCGTCCCTCCAAGGCccgcctatttaaccccctactctatactACCCTAGACCCCCtgccgctgacgattaattccccgcgaagaagtcaatgaatggttgccacccccAGGCGAACCCTGagactgaccctctcaaggcgaacttaatcttttccaggctgagaaagctcgccatgtcagttaaccaggcctctgacttcggAGGCCTAGACTCCCTCCAAGCCAGCAGAATCCGTTgccaggctaccaaggaggaaaaggccagaacatctgcctctcccGAACACCCGGGTCCTCCAACACCTCAAAGATCGCTACCCCTCGACTCATTTCCACCCCTGTCTTCAATACCCtcgacatgacgtccgcaaacccctgccggTATCCTctaagttttgggcatgcccagaacatatggacatggtccgCTGGTCCACCCGCACATCTGACGCacttgtcttctaccccaaagaatctactcatccgggtcgCTGTCATGTGCGactggtgcaccaccttaaactggatcaagctgagccatGCGCATGTAGCGGTCGCGTTGACCCTGCTCAGCGCCTCCGCCCATAGGCCGTCCTCCATCTCACCcctcagttcctcctcccacttacgcttcagctcctctgtatgcgtctcctccgcccccattaattctttgtagatgtccaagatgctccccaccccacccatccatAGACACTACCCTAGCTTGAATCCCTCTTTGTGGCgggagtgggaaggatggtacctgcctgcgcagaaagttCCACACCTGTAGATATATGAAATAATTCCCTGCtgtcagcccgaacttctcctccagtgcccttaagcaaggaaagctcccttccagaaacaggtcccccatcttctcaatccccgGCCTTTGCCATACCCAAAATCCCCCATCTAAGCTCCCCAGAGTGAACCTGATTATTACATATTGGGGAtcaaatataagaacataagaacataagaactaggagcaggagtgggccatctggcccctcgagcctgctccgccattcaatgagatcatggctgatcttttgtggactcagctccactttccggcccgaacaccataacccttaatccctttattcttcaaaaaactatctatctttaccttaaaaacatgtaatgaaggagcctcaactgcttcactgggcaaggaattccatagattcacaaccctttgggtgaagaagttcctcctaaactcagtcctaaatctacttccccttattttgaggctatgccccctagttctgctgtcacccgccagtggaaacaacctgcccgcatctatcctatctattcccttcataattttaaatgtttctataagatcccccctcatccttctaaattccaacgagtacagtcccagtctactcaacctctcctcataatccaaccccttcagctctgggattaacctagtgaatctcctctgcacaccctccagtgccagtacgtcctttctcaaataaggagaccaaaactgaacacaatactccaggtgtggccgcactaacaccttatacaattgcaacataacctccctagtcttaaactccatccctctagcaatgaaggacaaaattccatttgccttcccgataccctcactgcaccaacaaatttcccccactgaccccagatcctcagggccgccaccactacgggATTGGTGGAATATCTCACCGGCAGGAAAGGCAATGGtgccgttatcaacgcccccaagctggtgccccagCATGAGGCCACTTCCAACCGCTCCCAagcttcccccatccccaccacccacttccttatcatcgcaatattggccgcccagtaataattaccaaaatttggcaggacaagcccccccctccccccgattcccttcgagcatcaccttcttcacccgcggggacttacccgccaaacaaagcccaaaatgattttgTTCATCCTCTTAAAAACAAACCGCGGTATGAAAATTGGGAGGCGttggaacacaaataaaaatctcggcaATATCGTCATCgtaaccgtctgcaccctccccgccagtgatagcgggagcgcatcccatctccgaaactcgcccttcatctgctcaaccagccgggacaagttcaacttgtgttaCTGGatatccccagatatctaaaactgTCCCTCACTAACCTGAACTAACCtcagccgaccctcctggcctCTTGCCTGGACTACATACATCTCACTCTTCGTCATATTCActttgtatcccgaaaaccggccaaattcccccagaattgtcataatctccctcatccctgcccctggatccgccacatataggagtaaatcatccgcatacagcgataccctatgctccacccccacccaaaccagccctttccagcccctagaagctcagagcaattgccagcggctctctggcgagcacaaacagcagcggcccggcacagcctaaaatagtccgaggtcgccctattcgtccttacactagcttccggagcctggtacagcagcctgacccagtcgataaaacCCCTACCAAACCCAACgggtcccaacacctcccataaatagtcccactctacccgatcaaacgccttctctgcatccctgACCACAACTACCTCTACTTCCCTACCCAAAGGGACATCATAATCACGTTAAGCAACCTTctaatattggccaccaactaccTACCTTTGACAAATCTGGTTTGGTCCTCCATAATCAcctccggcacacaatcttcaatcctggaggccaacactttggccagcaacttagcgtccacattgagcaacgagatcggcctgtaggaagcacacagctccgggtttttgtcccgcttcaatattaacaaaatggtggcctgtgacatcgtcggaggcagcacccctctgtccctcgcctcattgaaaACCTAGACCACCAACGGCCCTAATATCcctgaaaatttcttgtaaaattctaccgggagcccatctggccccggagctttgcccaactgcattgccttcaagccctcagAAATGTCTCTGGCACTAATCAGAGCCCCCAACTCACCCACCTGCTCCCTGCCCACCCTTGGGAAAGTCAGCCTGTCCAAAAGGCGTTTTGGCTCTGAGCGGTCAAGTCCGCTATACAAATCCCTGAACATCCTATTTAGCCCAGCCGAATCCCCTACTAGGTTCCCACCCCCGTCAACCACCTTATCGATTcacctggccgcctccctcttcctcaactgctgtgccatcattctgctggccttctccccacgtTCATACAGCgtccccctcgcctttctaagctgctccactgccttgcccgtggacagtatcccaaactccgcctgcatcCTCCGACGCTCCCTTAACAGTTCCGCCCCTGGCGTCACTGCATACCACCTGTCTACCCGTAGGATCTCCTTGATCAGTCggcccgtctctgccctgtccctatgggctcggtttgaaatcaactcccctctcaccactgcctttagcgcctcccagaccaccgctgctgagacttcccccgtgtcgttgacctgcaagTAGTCCAGCACACATCGCCTCATCCACCAACAGGCCCACGTCCAatcactgcgggtgctggaagctCTCCTCGCTGACCTGTagttccacccaatgtggggcatggtccaagatagttatggccgagtaccccgtgtccaccacccccgccagcagatcCCTACTTAAAATGAAAAAGTCGATCTGGGAATACACTCTGTGTACATGCGAGTAGAAAGAAAACTCGCGAGCCATCGgctgcctaaacctccatgggtcaatcCCCCCCATCTGCTACATGAACCCTAGCAGCTCTTCCCCGTTCTCGAGCATGACCGGTCTTTGCCGGGGTCgataaccgtattaaaatcccctcccatcaccAGCTTGTGCCAGTCCAAATCTGATATCTTCCCCAGTACCCTCCTAATAAAACAACattgtcccagtttggtgcatagacATTAACCAATaccaccttcctcccctccagcttaccgctcaccctGACATAACGCCCCACCCCGTCCGAAACAATACTGCCCGCCTGGAATTGCATCCGCTTATTaattaaaatcgccacccctctcgTCTTagtatccagccccgaatggaagacgtgactgacccaacccttcctcagcctaacttgatccgccactttcaggtgcgtctcttgcaacatcaccacgtccgccttcagagccctcaggtgcgcgaacacacgggccctcttgacaggcccattcagccctccaacattccaggtgatcagcctggttggggggcaccgtgcccccccacccccccaccccctgccgatcagccatccccctttctGGGCCAGCTCCCCACTGCCCATGCGTCACGCCAACTGCCCGCCAccaggcagcccccacccccgacctcttCTCCATCCCCAGACCCAAGTCCCTCCCGCGTCAGCAGAAtagcttcccccctccccacatcactCTATAGCCCAACCCCTGCCCTGTATTGAACCAGTATACACCCCCCATTGTGCTTCTGTgtactagctcacccagctagcctagtGGCCCTCACCTCCGGCGCCacaaagtctcccacctattgttccttacttccctccccccgcccatcgAAACCACTTCCCACATCAAACCAAGACCGAACAATCTCCTAATTACCATAGGAGACAGCCCAAAACAGACAGAGACCCCACAGCACACCCCTCAATAGTGTAATTAAAGTAATACGAAATAAAACATAGAaagcccccaccaaccacccccatcaaaacacgaaaaaaaaacCTCAACAACAACCGAATATCTTTTACTCCCCCAAACttcaaagacaaacaaaaaagaaAGGACAACAATCAAACCATATATACATCattcaaaaaagaaaaaagagaaagacgCTGCCGCTTAAGTCCAAAAAAGTCCTCAGTTTTACGCCAGACCCTTCTTCTtggcaaagtccatcgcctctttgGGCGATTCAAAGTAGTGGTGCTGATCCTCATGGGTGACCCAGAGGCGCGCCGGGTAGAGGAGCCCAAATTTCACTTTCCTCTTAAACaggatctccttcacctgcctgaaacctgccctccttctggctacctccacactcaggtcctgatagacacacagtatactattgtcccacttgcaGCCCCTGGTACGTTTGGCCCCGCTGGAGGACACACTCTTTATCCAAAAATctgtggaaccggaccaccatcCCGGTTCCCCCGGCAGTGGTTTCCTCGCCATCGCCctgtacgccctgtccacctccagcggtcAGGGATAAGCCACTCCCCAGAAGCTTCTGGAACATATTTACCACAAACACGCCCGCATGAGCCCCCTCAGCCCCATTCGGGGAGACCGCCAATTCTCAAATTCTCTCGGCGCGCACTGTTCTCCAGCTCTTCCACCTTTTCTAACAGCCTTTTCTACTGatccttcagcatccccacctccagctcaacCACCGTTTGGTGTTCCTCCTGGTCCCGCCAGCGCTTTCTCCAACTTCTGGATCGTCCAAATCTGGGCATCCAGCCTCCGTTCCATCCGATCAATCAACTCCTTTATTGGGTCGAGACAATTTTGTTTCTGTCTGGCGAAGCCTCTTGAATgatctgcatcagctcctccatcgTTGGCTGGGCCATCACAGCAGGGGTCCGAACCTCGCCCATTTTAACTTCAGCAGCCACTCCTATCCAGCCCTTACTTATCTTTCTGTTTCTAGTCCCTTGGGGTTCTCCGTTCCATGCACCACTGTGTGGATCCAGTACTTAAATATCCGCACTTTCCAAATGAAGACTCAAAACCACGAAAAAgtcggggaaaaggtccaaaa contains:
- the LOC119976647 gene encoding zinc finger protein 271-like; the protein is MEGKRFRCDVCDKGFVYSTTLLRHQMIHTGEKPFRCGVCEKSFSQSSTLHQHQRVHTGEKPFKCDVCDKTFSRSSALYQHQRIHTGEKPFMCKMCDKSFSESWDLRKHQRIHTGEKPFTCEVCDKSFRLSSHLSKHKRLHTGEKPFKCDVCQLTFNENNNLVSHKRIHTGEKPYTCKMCDKSFSQLSNLHRHQLVHTGEKPFTCEVCDKKFSQSSTLHKHQRVHTEEKPFMCDVCKMTFKRKDNLLSHQRIHTGEKPFPCKVKLAHTAQERSLIGGQFPYIKELTEQEEFTRKLFSLSNPTITNGGSQMGMREDTQVSMGTSAGDGGGLAAMSEIPERANEEGTEVNTSQQSGMEAAAEEGEELQEAKMSDLEGSGGEFKLNIVTCVKEEPGDDLAVMVEEGHSEPTGGEELAAFGAEFLPSSRAHRQHQAHVADEENEDDLKPLACLHQEQVERMESYQVTSNLPPQILTEFKTDVSQILQRNNEILQQHLQRDSEILQQQNELRRQQNEIRNQHLQRNNEILQQQNEALCQLLQRSNETLNEMRQILSTIVVPAPSRQSQPSAETTAAGHTCDTGESMSQGGGRQSRH